TTCGTACGTTAACCACTCCCCACAGGTTCAAAGCTGTTGCTAACATTTGTACTATAGGATGCTACCACTGTATCGTGCGCCTGATATTGTGATCCAGATCCAAGGCACACAATACTTAGAACCCAAAGCCCTTCTTTGCCGCTTTTCTCGCTATATCGCAACTGCTTTTGGGGAACAAACGGAACCTTCGGACGCAGAAAACTCGGAACCTCCGAAGGTGGAAAAGCCCAATTCTTCCAAAGGGGCAAGGTTCAAGTTCTTCAAGGGCGAGAAACACGGATCTTCTAAGGAGGTGAACCGTGAATCCCCCAAGGAGCAAAATTCCGAAAAGGAAGCCCGTGAATACTCGTCCCCGTTGGTGGATGAGCCTCCCCCTTACTATTCCACAACGGAGCCGGTAGTGCTGAATAGTCTGACGACATGGGGTTTCGAAATGGTTCTGCAATGGCTTTACACTGGCTGCTTTACCATCCACGGTGGGGACCGGCACTGGGTATCCTCGCTGATTGAAGTAGCAAGGTGTTCTGACCTACTCCAGATAGCCGAGCTTGATGCGCTTATCATTGAGAAGGCGAAACCTTTATTTTCTGGGAGTATGGCAAGCCCTGCACCACTAGTAGGTCAACACATTTATGAAGCAGCGCGGTTGCCGAAGAGGCATGCTATGCGTTGTCTAATTGCCAATGCCCTCGTTAGCAATATTATAAGGGATACTCCCTTCGAGCTCTCAAAGGAGATCCGCGAAACACCAGAGTTTGAAGAGGAGTTCCTGGAGCAGTTGAAGGTCACCCTGGCCACTGCGAACTGTAAGAGGGAACCCGGAAACTGCTATGCTTACGAAAACAATATTGTCGACCCTATAAGTGGGTATCAGATTTCCTTCAACCCGTTGGAAATACTCCAGGATGCTGAGAAGGGGTACTTTGTTGGATATGCGCGTCATCAGATGTCCAAGTGATGCCTCGTCCGTTTGGTCTGTTTTTTGCTGCGTCTCGAATTATATTGTTTCTGCAATTTGGCCACAGTATGATGGGTTATCTAGATAGTCACAAAGCATGACAATACcgctaaataatatatttctctTTTATTTCCATGTCCAACTGTGGCGAGTaccagtagtagtagatagATCCGTGTTGGTGCCTTGTGACACGTAGTTTTCAATACGAAGTCTGTGGGCAAGCTCTAGGCTGAACAGTTTCAACTTATTAATTCCTTGTCCCCGCCGTGACTTACCGGTACAGTTTGAATCCCAACTCAACCATTCCCGACATGCCATCGCAACGGTATCGCCACCGTCATTCCCTCCTAAACCTCCCCCCTGAGCTCCAACTCTTAATAGTCGACCACCTGGACGTCTGGAGCAAGACGGCCGTGATCGAAAGTTCCATTCTCCCGATCTCCCTCATTCTGAATAAAAACACAATAAACAATCATGACAGCGACGGATacaccctcctccacgcAGCCGTTAAAAAGAACTACCCCGCAACAGTCACATATCTCCTCTCAGCTGGCGTCAACCCAAGCCCACCATGTAAACAACAACCAGGAACCCGgaatgcaaatgcaacaCCACTCGTCTTCGCATCCGAAAGCGGGAATATCAAGATGATAGACCTCCTCGTGGAGCACGGCGCAAATAGCAATGAGGCCACCGAAGCCGGGAGGTCCTGTCTACACAACGCCGTCTCAAATGGCCACGAGAAAGCAGTCGATGCACTCCTAGAACACGGTGCGAATCCCAATGTCATGAACAACCGCGTTGGATCGCCACTGGGTATTGCGGCTGAGCGTGGCTCTGTGGATATCGTTCGGAACCTGATAGAGTATGGAGCGAACGTTAATGGGATGAGTAGTCCGTTAACTGGACTTACACCGCTGTACTATGCCGCGATCAATGGGAATGTAGACTGCGTCAGGGCGCTACTGGGTGCGGGTGCCATTGCAACTCATGAGCCGGTGCCTGGGGGAGAAGGGTGGTTTGTTCGTCCACCATCGCTGCAGACGGTTGCTGGAGGATCCCTTGC
This sequence is a window from Aspergillus puulaauensis MK2 DNA, chromosome 6, nearly complete sequence. Protein-coding genes within it:
- a CDS encoding uncharacterized protein (InterPro:IPR011333) — protein: MSHKVKASEFVTSMLPLYRAPDIVIQIQGTQYLEPKALLCRFSRYIATAFGEQTEPSDAENSEPPKVEKPNSSKGARFKFFKGEKHGSSKEVNRESPKEQNSEKEAREYSSPLVDEPPPYYSTTEPVVLNSLTTWGFEMVLQWLYTGCFTIHGGDRHWVSSLIEVARCSDLLQIAELDALIIEKAKPLFSGSMASPAPLVGQHIYEAARLPKRHAMRCLIANALVSNIIRDTPFELSKEIRETPEFEEEFLEQLKVTLATANCKREPGNCYAYENNIVDPISGYQISFNPLEILQDAEKGYFVGYARHQMSK
- a CDS encoding ankyrin repeat domain-containing protein (COG:M;~EggNog:ENOG410PKKZ;~InterPro:IPR002110,IPR020683,IPR036770;~PFAM:PF13857,PF12796,PF00023,PF13637,PF13606;~go_function: GO:0005515 - protein binding [Evidence IEA]); translated protein: MPSQRYRHRHSLLNLPPELQLLIVDHLDVWSKTAVIESSILPISLILNKNTINNHDSDGYTLLHAAVKKNYPATVTYLLSAGVNPSPPCKQQPGTRNANATPLVFASESGNIKMIDLLVEHGANSNEATEAGRSCLHNAVSNGHEKAVDALLEHGANPNVMNNRVGSPLGIAAERGSVDIVRNLIEYGANVNGMSSPLTGLTPLYYAAINGNVDCVRALLGAGAIATHEPVPGGEGWFVRPPSLQTVAGGSLAPAAGAWIEMYAWKGAGVREMQGRVGTAGEKEAHAEILRLLIDAGGDVSAVQVGTGISALHMAAAVGNLAMVEILLAEGVNVNVRTTRGLSAVCLARMLEYTEIVELLEKARETKPDMKRPAIGRKSVSR